One part of the Dioscorea cayenensis subsp. rotundata cultivar TDr96_F1 chromosome 2, TDr96_F1_v2_PseudoChromosome.rev07_lg8_w22 25.fasta, whole genome shotgun sequence genome encodes these proteins:
- the LOC120277481 gene encoding beta-glucosidase 18-like, with protein sequence MKMRKAMALALFLHNFLLISGELHRSEFPPSFLFGTSTSSYQIEGAYLEGHKGLSNWDVFTHHSVKIRDGSNGDVADDHYNRYMGDIELMHALGVNSYRFSISWSRVLPRGSFGGVNLVGIKFYNTLIDALLIKGIQPFVTLSHFDCPQELEERFGAWLSPQMRKEFSFYAELCFREFGDRVKHWVTFNEPNLMLHFAYTIGGFPPDRCSKPFGNCSSGDSMTEPFIAAHNIILSHALAANIYKTNYQIKQKGLIGIVMAVTWFEPLRDIIQDYLASQRALSFDVAWFLDPLVHGDYPSDMQQMLGLRLPMFSSKEKRLLKNSLDFIGVNHYSSLYAMDCKSSSCNMDDFDANNALIYKTGERNGVPIGPLTAMPNSYVVPSGMEKAVMYVAQRYNNTPMYITENGYAQHDVSLEILLNDVDRVKYLRGYLNSLRNAMRKGADVRGYFVWSIIDNFEWAFGYTLRFGLYHVDFKTQERTPKRSAEWYKEFLTDPAIQSKTVFTHNES encoded by the exons ATGAAGATGAGGAAAGCAATGGCATTGGCTTTATTTCTTCATAACTTTCTACTAATCTCCGGCGAACTTCATCGGAGTGAGTTTCCTCCGTCGTTCCTTTTCGGAACATCAACTTCTTCTTATCAG ATTGAAGGAGCATATTTAGAGGGACACAAAGGGTTAAGTAATTGGGATGTTTTCACTCACCATTccg TAAAAATCAGAGATGGCAGTAATGGAGATGTTGCAGATGATCATTATAACAGATACATG GGTGACATTGAATTGATGCATGCTTTGGGTGTAAACTCTTACAGATTTTCGATATCATGGTCTAGAGTTCTTCCAA GAGGAAGCTTTGGGGGTGTTAATTTGGTGGGAATTAAGTTTTATAATACTCTTATCGACGCACTATTGATCAAAG GAATTCAACCATTTGTCACATTAAGTCATTTTGATTGTCCTCAAGAACTCGAAGAAAGATTCGGTGCATGGCTTAGTCCACAAATGAg GAAAGAGTTCAGTTTCTATGCGGAACTATGCTTCAGAGAATTCggcgacagagtgaagcattgggTGACATTCAATGAGCCAAATCTCATGCTACATTTTGCTTATACTATTGGAGGATTTCCACCTGATCGATGTTCAAAACCGTTTGGTAATTGTAGTTCCGGTGATTCAATGACTGAGCCATTCATTGCTGCACATAACATAATTCTCTCACATGCATTAGCCGCAAACATCTACAAAACAAATTATCAG ATTAAACAAAAAGGTTTGATTGGGATTGTGATGGCTGTCACTTGGTTTGAGCCACTCAGAGACATAATCCAAGACTATTTGGCAAGTCAAAGAGCATTATCTTTCGATGTTGCAtg GTTTTTGGATCCTCTTGTTCATGGTGATTATCCTTCTGATATGCAACAAATGCTAGGACTGAGATTACCGATGttttcatcaaaagaaaaaagactACTGAAGAATTCCCTTGATTTCATCGGAGTTAATCACTACAGCAGTTTATATGCAATGGATTGCAAGTCTTcttcatgcaacatggatgactTTGATGCTAACAATGCATTAATATACAAAACCGGAGAGCGAAACGGAGTACCGATCGGACCTCTG ACAGCAATGCCAAACTCATATGTGGTTCCTAGCGGTATGGAAAAGGCAGTAATGTATGTCGCACAGCGATACAACAACACACCGATGTACATTACTGAAAATG GATATGCACAACATGATGTTTCTTTGGAAATATTACTGAATGATGTGGATAGAGTGAAGTATTTGAGAGGTTATCTTAATTCTTTGAGAAATGCAATGAG AAAAGGAGCTGATGTGAGGGGATACTTTGTTTGGTCAATTATTGATAATTTTGAGTGGGCCTTTGGTTACACATTGAGATTTGGACTTTATCATGTGGACTTTAAAACACAAGAAAGAACTCCAAAAAGATCTGCAGAATGGTACAAAGAGTTTTTGACTGATCCTGCGATTCAATCCAAGACAGTGTTCACTCACAATGaatcataa
- the LOC120269391 gene encoding beta-glucosidase 18-like yields the protein MAMTLTLASSLVLFLHFISSIASIDRSQFPNSFLFGVATSSYQIEGAALEDNKGASNWDVFTHLPGKIDDGSNGDVADDHYCLYEDDVELMHSLGVNSYRFSISWSRILPRGRFGQINELGVAFYNKLINSLLSKGIQPFVTLSHYDIPQELEDRYGAWLSSEVQQDFGYYAEICFREFGDRVKHWVTLNEPNLWPKFGYMLGTYPPGRCTRPFGNCDFGDSTIEPYITAHNMILSHAIAISNYKKNYQMKQEGVIGIVLYAKWYEPFRNITADHIAAKRALTFSLDWFLDPVIFGDYPPDMKAFFSSRLPEFTDQEKKMLQLKIDFIGLNHYTTIYAQDCKFSCEVATSDGNAMVITTTERNGQSIGEPTPMPYFYVVPDGLQKLVMYIKERYNNTPIYVTENGYAQCSNNSVLKQALLNDTDRVDFLQSYLTSLTKAIRQGADVRGYFVWSLIDNFEWTFGYGMRFGLYHVDYSTQKRTPKFSAKWYRRFLTGPVMFHNKNLETLAFE from the exons ATGGCAATGACATTAACACTAGCATCATCACTGGTTTTATTTCTTCACTTCATCTCATCCATTGCTAGCATTGATAGGTCTCAGTTCCCCAATTCTTTCCTCTTTGGAGTTGCTACTTCTTCTTATCAG ATTGAAGGTGCTGCTTTGGAAGATAACAAAGGTGCAAGCAATTGGGATGTTTTCACTCATTTACCAG gaaaaattgaTGATGGGAGTAATGGAGATGTTGCTGATGACCATTATTGCTTATATGAG GATGATGTTGAGTTGATGCATTCTCTTGGGGTAAATTCATATCGGTTTTCGATCTCATGGTCCAGAATTCTTCCAA GAGGCAGGTTTGGACAGATAAATGAACTTGGAGTAGCATTTTACAACAAACTTATAAATTCATTATTGAGCAAAG GAATTCAACCATTTGTTACACTAAGTCATTATGATATTCCTCAAGAACTTGAAGATCGATACGGTGCTTGGTTGAGTTCAGAAGTACA ACAAGATTTCGGATATTATGCTGAGATATGTTTCAGAGAATTTGGTGACAGAGTTAAGCATTGGGTGACATTGAATGAACCGAATCTCTGGCCAAAGTTCGGCTATATGCTGGGGACTTACCCTCCTGGTCGTTGTACTCGGCCATTTGGAAACTGTGATTTTGGAGATTCAACAATTGAACCTTACATTACTGCTCATAATATGATACTTTCTCATGCCATTGCAATtagtaattacaaaaaaaattatcag ATGAAACAAGAAGGTGTAATTGGGATTGTGTTGTATGCTAAGTGGTATGAACCATTTAGAAACATTACTGCAGATCATATAGCAGCTAAAAGGGCTCTGACTTTTTCTTTAGACTG GTTTCTTGATCCTGTAATCTTCGGTGATTATCCTCCTGATATGAAAGCATTCTTCTCATCGAGATTACCAGAATTTACTGATCAAGAGAAGAAAATGCTGCAACTCAAAATAGATTTCATTGGGTTGAATCACTACACTACCATTTATGCTCAAGATTGCAAGTTTTCCTGTGAAGTGGCGACTTCTGATGGGAATGCAATGGTGATCACCACCACAGAAAGAAATGGTCAGTCCATCGGTGAACCG ACCCCAATGCCGTATTTCTATGTAGTCCCTGATGGTCTACAGAAGTTGGTTATGTATATTAAGGAAAGATACAACAATACACCAATCTATGTAACCGAAAATG GGTATGCACAATGCAGCAACAATAGTGTACTGAAGCAAGCTTTACTCAATGATACAGATAGAGTAGATTTCCTCCAAAGTTACCTCACTTCTCTCACTAAAGCcataag GCAAGGAGCTGATGTAAGGGGATACTTTGTATGGTCTCTAATAGACAACTTTGAATGGACATTTGGTTATGGAATGAGGTTTGGTCTGTATCATGTGGATTACAGTACACAGAAAAGAACTCCGAAATTTTCGGCGAAATGGTACCGGAGATTTCTCACTGGTCCGGTGATGTTTCACAATAAAAACTTGGAAACACTAGCTTTCGAGTAA